A single genomic interval of Mesoplodon densirostris isolate mMesDen1 chromosome 20, mMesDen1 primary haplotype, whole genome shotgun sequence harbors:
- the LOC132481241 gene encoding OTU domain-containing protein 5-like yields the protein MTILPKKKPPPPDADPANEPPPPGPLPPAPRRGGGVGVGVGGTGVGCGDRDRDSGVVGARPRASPPPQGPLPGPPGALHRWALAVPPGAVAGPRPQQASPPPCGGPAGPGGGPGDALGTTAVGVGSAVGVGGCCSGPGHSKRRRQAPGVGAVGGASPEREEVGAGYNSEDEYEAAAARMETMDPATVEQQEHLFEKALRDKKGFIIKQMKEDGACLFRAVADQVYGDQDMHEVVRKHCMDYLMKNADYFSNYVTEDFTAYINRKRKNNCHGNHIEMQAMAEMYNRPMEVYQYSTEPINAFHGIHQNEDEPIRVSYHRNIHYNSVVNPNKATIGVGLGLPSFKPGFAEQSLMKNAIKASEESWIEQQMLEDKKRATDWEATNKAIEEQVARESYLQWLRDQEKQARQVRGPSQPRKASATCSSATAAASSGLEEWTSRSPRQRSSASSPEHPELHAELGIKPPSPGTVLALAKPPSPCAPGTSSQFSTGADRATSPLVSLYPALECRALIQQMSPSAFAGLNDWDDDEILASVLAVSQQEYLDSMKKNKVHRDPPPDKS from the coding sequence ATGACTATTCTCCCCAAAAAGAAACCACCGCCTCCCGACGCCGACCCCGCCAACGAGCCGCCGCCGCCCGGGCCGCTGCCCCCGGCGCCTCGCCGCGGCGGGGGTGTAGGCGTGGGCGTCGGCGGCACGGGTGTGGGCTGCGGCGATCGCGACCGTGACTCGGGAGTCGTTGGCGCCCGTCCTCGAGCCTCGCCACCGCCTCAGGGCCCGCTCCCGGGGCCACCGGGTGCCCTCCATCGCTGGGCGCTGGCCGTGCCGCCTGGCGCCGTGGCGGGCCCCCGGCCACAGCAggcctctcctcctccttgtGGGGGCCCCGCCGGTCCCGGCGGCGGTCCCGGTGACGCGTTGGGTACCACGGCAGTGGGCGTGGGCAGTGCCGTTGGCGTGGGTGGTTGCTGCTCTGGGCCGGGTCACAGCAAGCGGCGGCGTCAAGCCCCTGGGGTTGGCGCGGTTGGCGGGGCCAGCCCTGAGCGTGAGGAGGTCGGCGCAGGTTACAACAGTGAGGATGAGTATGAAGCGGCTGCAGCGCGCATGGAGACCATGGACCCCGCCACCGTTGAGCAGCAGGAGCACTTGTTTGAAAAGGCCCTGCGAGACAAGAAGGGCTTCATCATCaagcagatgaaggaggatgGCGCCTGTCTCTTCCGGGCTGTAGCTGACCAGGTGTATGGAGACCAGGACATGCATGAGGTTGTGCGAAAGCACTGCATGGACTATCTGATGAAGAATGCCGACTACTTCTCTAACTATGTCACAGAGGACTTTACCGCCTACATCAACCGGAAGCGGAAAAACAACTGCCATGGCAACCACATTGAGATGCAGGCCATGGCAGAGATGTACAACCGACCCATGGAGGTGTACCAGTACAGCACAGAACCCATCAACGCATTCCATGGGATCCATCAAAATGAGGATGAACCCATCCGTGTCAGCTACCATCGGAATATCCACTACAATTCAGTGGTGAATCCTAACAAGGCCACCATTGGCGTGGGGCTGGGCCTGCCATCATTCAAACCAGGGTTTGCAGAGCAGTCCCTGATGAAGAATGCCATAAAAGCATCGGAGGAATCGTGGATTGAACAGCAGATGCTGGAAGACAAGAAGCgggccacagactgggaggccACAAATAAGGCCATTGAGGAGCAGGTGGCTCGGGAGTCCTACCTGCAGTGGCTGAGGGATCAGGAGAAACAGGCTCGCCAAGTCCGTGGCCCCAGCCAGCCCCGGAAAGCCAGCGCCACGTGCAGCTCTGccacagcagcagcctccagTGGTCTGGAGGAGTGGACCAGCCGGTCCCCAAGGCAGCGGAGTTCAGCCTCGTCACCCGAGCACCCTGAGCTGCATGCCGAGCTGGGCATCAAGCCCCCTTCCCCAGGCACTGTCTTAGCTCTTGCCAAACCTCCTTCACCCTGTGCACCAGGTACGAGCAGCCAGTTCTCGACAGGGGCCGACCGGGCTACTTCTCCCCTCGTGTCCCTCTACCCTGCTCTGGAGTGCCGGGCCCTCATTCAGCAGATGTCCCCCTCTGCCTTTGCAGGCCTGAACGACTGGGATGATGATGAGATCCTAGCGTCGGTGCTGGCAGTGTCCCAACAGGAATACCTAGACAgtatgaagaagaacaaagtgcaCAGAGACCCACCCCCAGACAAGAGTTGA